Proteins found in one Methylobacterium sp. CB376 genomic segment:
- a CDS encoding glycosyltransferase, which translates to MSRPTSVGAGPRILVVSPMASHPANQGNSLRLLAFNRELMRRGSRIDLVYYGMEGLTPESEAAMRAAWNDFIFVPSRPLGRPSYATHWGIDDWCSDALCEAVERLTAERRYDAVVVNYSWMSRVLEFCDGPVKVLDTHDVFAGRRDKMVEAGLDPRWFFTSVAQEREAFARADIVIGIQEAESGLIAEHCAGRVLTVGHPLALDFLLEEAGTERPLPFGYFASGNPWNKRSALALDAALATRPFRNWAIAGTICDSRLRLRTAPLELGRVAHPREFYDHVDCVVNPMIGGTGLKIKTIEALSHGRSVIGTTAAFEGLRPAHPFHRFASAEALAEGMQDLARDPALRDEVARASRTLAVAYAGAVAAQFDMLIASIEDLAHDRRSQRHEELA; encoded by the coding sequence ATGAGCCGCCCCACCTCCGTCGGAGCCGGCCCCCGCATCCTCGTCGTCTCCCCCATGGCGTCCCATCCCGCGAACCAGGGCAATTCGCTCCGGCTCCTGGCGTTCAACCGGGAGCTGATGAGGCGCGGCAGCCGCATCGACCTCGTCTATTACGGCATGGAGGGGCTGACGCCGGAGAGCGAGGCCGCCATGCGGGCCGCCTGGAACGACTTCATCTTCGTTCCGAGCCGGCCGCTCGGACGTCCGTCCTACGCCACGCACTGGGGCATCGACGACTGGTGCTCCGACGCGCTCTGCGAGGCCGTGGAGCGCCTCACCGCCGAGCGCCGCTACGACGCGGTCGTGGTGAACTACAGCTGGATGTCCCGCGTGCTGGAGTTCTGCGACGGCCCGGTGAAGGTCCTCGACACGCACGACGTGTTCGCGGGCCGCCGCGACAAGATGGTCGAGGCCGGCCTCGACCCGCGCTGGTTCTTCACCTCGGTGGCGCAGGAGCGCGAGGCCTTCGCGCGGGCGGACATCGTCATCGGCATCCAGGAGGCCGAGAGCGGCCTGATCGCCGAGCATTGCGCCGGCCGGGTGCTCACGGTCGGGCACCCCCTCGCTCTCGACTTCCTGCTCGAGGAGGCGGGGACCGAGCGCCCGCTGCCATTCGGCTACTTCGCGAGCGGCAACCCCTGGAACAAGCGCTCCGCCCTGGCCCTCGACGCGGCGCTGGCGACCCGTCCGTTCCGCAACTGGGCCATCGCCGGCACGATCTGCGACAGCCGGCTGCGCCTGAGGACTGCACCGCTCGAACTCGGTCGGGTCGCGCATCCGCGCGAGTTCTACGACCACGTGGACTGCGTCGTGAACCCGATGATCGGCGGCACGGGGCTCAAGATCAAGACGATCGAGGCGCTGTCCCATGGCCGGTCGGTCATCGGCACCACGGCCGCGTTCGAAGGGCTGCGGCCCGCCCACCCGTTCCACCGCTTCGCCTCGGCGGAGGCGCTGGCGGAGGGCATGCAGGATCTCGCGAGGGATCCCGCACTCCGGGACGAGGTGGCCCGTGCGAGCCGGACCCTCGCCGTGGCCTATGCGGGCGCGGTCGCCGCCCAGTTCGACATGTTGATCGCTTCCATCGAGGACCTCGCCCATGATCGCCGAAGCCAGCGCCACGAAGAGCTCGCCTGA
- a CDS encoding sulfotransferase produces MTELLRSRKVFVASLHRCGTQSVHRLLCDLGLKSIHWPKFYDGIDLEEEIRGREADRWHVSYSLNKVLYEHDAVSDVPICGIYDVLARRFPSSQFIVLHRPAEDWIRSVRRHIGRRDFDPYEKVVYTRYLHDLPQKISDVSDGSLKAVMEQHAAEVYDFFRGTGQLLMTDLGSPSVGRDICEFLGRVPIPFMKVDYQPT; encoded by the coding sequence ATGACTGAGCTCTTGCGGAGCAGAAAAGTGTTCGTGGCGAGTCTCCACCGTTGCGGAACTCAAAGTGTCCATAGGTTGCTGTGTGATCTCGGGCTGAAATCGATCCACTGGCCTAAGTTTTACGATGGCATCGATCTTGAGGAAGAGATCCGAGGCCGTGAAGCGGACAGGTGGCACGTTTCCTACAGCTTGAATAAAGTCCTGTATGAACATGATGCCGTCAGCGACGTGCCAATCTGCGGAATCTACGATGTTCTGGCGAGACGGTTTCCATCCTCGCAATTCATCGTGTTACACCGGCCGGCTGAAGACTGGATTCGGTCGGTCCGGCGGCACATCGGCAGGCGAGACTTCGATCCGTATGAGAAAGTGGTCTATACCCGCTACTTGCACGATCTCCCGCAGAAGATTTCCGACGTCAGCGACGGAAGCTTGAAAGCCGTGATGGAGCAGCATGCGGCTGAGGTGTATGACTTCTTTCGCGGGACCGGCCAGTTGCTGATGACGGATCTCGGAAGTCCATCGGTTGGGCGGGACATATGTGAGTTTCTCGGGCGAGTTCCAATTCCGTTCATGAAGGTTGACTACCAGCCAACCTGA
- a CDS encoding glycosyltransferase, with protein sequence MKFVRATILSDDPLIIFTGGSGDAPVSGSSLLAEPLRDRKVTFLILTLWSAESNDHADNLMNFVKKYEADYPNHEYIVFCNTQAEVENLARRGVRAYFGQQNSFIDPNVYKPIDGIPKDLQAVYTAQLHPFKRHALCADLDSVGLVYHSFGEETRAYYSELKQQIPGARFMNEELTSPPHGNLSAPEVVTIMNRAHVGLCLSAEEGGMHASVEYLLTGLPVVSTPSKGGRDFFFDNSFVEIVDPTPADVARGVREIIGRAPPAQEIRNRTIDLQRKQIALFQDYLDGLVKQNGGSGYDRSLWNARYRDKLLGWETLDEVLKRIPA encoded by the coding sequence TTGAAATTTGTTCGTGCAACAATCTTATCCGATGATCCCCTCATCATATTCACGGGAGGCTCGGGTGATGCGCCGGTTTCCGGATCGTCGCTCCTGGCGGAGCCTCTGCGTGATCGGAAAGTAACGTTTCTAATCTTGACCTTATGGTCGGCCGAGAGCAACGATCATGCCGACAACTTGATGAATTTCGTAAAGAAATATGAGGCCGATTATCCAAATCACGAATATATCGTTTTTTGCAATACACAAGCTGAAGTCGAAAATCTTGCGCGCCGGGGCGTGCGGGCTTATTTTGGACAGCAGAACTCTTTCATCGATCCGAATGTTTATAAACCGATCGATGGCATCCCGAAAGATCTACAGGCAGTCTATACGGCACAGCTTCACCCGTTCAAGAGACATGCTCTCTGCGCCGACCTCGACTCCGTAGGCCTCGTGTATCACTCGTTCGGAGAAGAAACGCGTGCGTACTACTCGGAGCTGAAGCAGCAGATTCCGGGCGCTCGCTTCATGAATGAAGAGCTGACGAGCCCGCCGCACGGGAATCTCTCGGCGCCGGAAGTCGTCACCATCATGAATCGGGCGCATGTGGGACTCTGCCTCTCCGCCGAGGAGGGCGGCATGCATGCCAGCGTCGAGTATCTGCTCACCGGCCTGCCGGTCGTCTCGACGCCGTCCAAGGGCGGGCGCGATTTCTTCTTCGACAACAGCTTCGTCGAGATCGTGGATCCGACGCCGGCCGACGTTGCGAGGGGGGTGAGAGAGATCATCGGGCGGGCGCCGCCGGCGCAAGAGATCCGCAACCGGACGATCGACCTCCAGCGCAAGCAGATCGCTCTGTTTCAGGATTACCTGGACGGCTTGGTCAAGCAGAATGGTGGCTCCGGGTACGATCGGTCGCTGTGGAACGCGCGCTATCGGGACAAGCTTCTCGGTTGGGAAACGCTCGACGAAGTGTTGAAGCGTATTCCGGCCTAG
- a CDS encoding glycosyltransferase family 2 protein: MSDNARLTVAICTFDRYDLLNRTVSTLLERDRIDGHQAELLIVDNTPLARRRPIALPEGRGSRVTFCDETGLSHARNLAIDEANGEIIAFLDDDALVCSGWTTQLLNAFDAHPDALIVGGRVVPLYENADRLPEWYDDRLASHLSCIDWSDTGRFLNENEWVVGANLAIRKDVFRQYGRFDPSLGRRGTASLLSNEETALLDRVGRHRTFYCPEACVEHIIAADRLTPEHFRRRVFWQAISDVVSGSCWMTLDLAYERYKTRMVLAPPQYRNIKALSYLPRTSAEFVVQLESIYAMAMIASAGFKQGEDA, from the coding sequence GTGTCCGACAATGCCCGCCTCACCGTTGCGATCTGCACTTTCGACCGCTACGATCTGTTGAACAGGACGGTTTCGACGCTGTTGGAGCGGGACCGCATCGACGGGCACCAGGCCGAGCTTCTGATCGTCGACAACACCCCGCTGGCGCGACGCCGGCCCATCGCGTTGCCCGAGGGCCGCGGCAGCCGCGTGACCTTCTGCGACGAGACCGGCCTCTCCCATGCGCGCAATCTCGCGATCGACGAGGCGAACGGCGAGATCATCGCCTTTCTCGACGACGACGCCCTGGTCTGCTCCGGCTGGACAACGCAACTGCTGAATGCATTCGATGCCCATCCGGATGCATTGATCGTCGGCGGCCGCGTCGTTCCCCTCTACGAGAACGCCGATCGTCTGCCGGAGTGGTACGATGACCGCTTGGCGTCGCACCTGTCGTGCATCGACTGGTCGGACACGGGACGCTTCTTGAACGAGAACGAGTGGGTGGTCGGAGCGAACCTCGCCATCCGCAAGGACGTCTTCCGGCAATATGGCAGGTTCGACCCTTCGCTCGGGCGGCGTGGCACCGCGTCGCTGCTGAGCAACGAGGAGACCGCCCTGCTCGACCGCGTCGGAAGGCACCGAACCTTCTACTGCCCGGAAGCTTGCGTCGAACACATCATCGCCGCCGACCGCCTGACTCCGGAACATTTCCGCCGCCGCGTCTTCTGGCAAGCGATCTCCGACGTGGTCTCCGGCTCGTGCTGGATGACCCTCGATCTGGCCTACGAGCGTTACAAGACCAGGATGGTGCTTGCTCCGCCACAGTATCGGAATATCAAGGCCCTGTCATATTTGCCCCGCACGTCGGCGGAATTCGTTGTTCAACTTGAGTCGATATACGCCATGGCGATGATTGCGAGCGCCGGCTTCAAGCAGGGAGAGGATGCATGA
- a CDS encoding glycosyltransferase yields the protein MTVPATSPNRFGQTVLFITPFASHPANSGQRRRVFQIASLLKRAGFRITFVLYAFELPWYWYFDQISYQEMVNTWGEVHIYPASKQVGLPPQDGNFHSLDEWWDPAFEKFLERLNEIKTFDVTVVTNVWMTKAFYSAFNSFKILDTLDVFSKRQQIANRTGIAPEFFWTDERNEMFGWSRADLVVTVTDEEKSYFGDKITVPVHNIPIVLAEAAAKKTRRSYIHDDRVVFGVLSSAQVYTVIGLNAVLQELELQVEEDFSPVDLIIGGTISDHVKTNLPVQRLGEVASEEEFLGRVDFIIAPQFDGTGFKVKVADAMLAGIPVLAAEHSSIGTGLPDSFVFSSPKTLARAMSRIALDRPPLSRFLDAVEAAAADLVAARERSEAELIASIERACGLLVLDVRGLSAEEHWPILASYVSWSRILSDRMRVFFLVDDNLKRIIGRLRNRWYEIVGEADLPDLKTSGKMVVALGPLRANDLSRSVRDGRWDWLLGEQVVSDPGDDAVSQLPFLHSDIDWLPGVMTMIRGRGDLAATDKAGERIAGPSVARVTVVENSELARALPRAGRSSDVIIALSDRGMFNNLIAELLCGGRDSGPELAWIGRAGAPAERLLHEIASRCSLKFTGSTICGRSSYDDVEKYARALLSGVAMPLERHPITLQSGAALDL from the coding sequence ATGACGGTGCCGGCGACCTCGCCCAATCGCTTCGGCCAGACCGTCCTCTTCATTACACCATTCGCATCGCATCCGGCGAATTCCGGTCAGCGGCGGCGCGTCTTCCAAATCGCATCGCTGCTCAAACGGGCAGGCTTTCGGATCACGTTTGTTCTCTATGCCTTCGAACTCCCCTGGTATTGGTATTTCGATCAGATTTCCTACCAAGAGATGGTCAACACCTGGGGTGAGGTGCATATCTATCCCGCATCCAAACAAGTCGGTCTCCCTCCTCAGGACGGAAACTTTCATTCGCTCGACGAATGGTGGGATCCTGCATTCGAAAAGTTCTTAGAGCGTCTGAATGAAATCAAAACATTCGACGTCACCGTGGTCACCAATGTTTGGATGACAAAGGCTTTCTATTCAGCGTTTAATTCGTTCAAGATCCTCGATACGCTGGATGTATTCTCGAAGCGTCAACAGATAGCGAATCGCACGGGGATTGCGCCGGAGTTCTTCTGGACGGATGAACGGAACGAGATGTTCGGATGGAGCCGGGCCGATCTGGTGGTCACGGTCACGGACGAGGAAAAATCGTATTTCGGCGATAAAATCACCGTTCCAGTCCATAACATACCGATTGTTCTGGCCGAAGCGGCGGCAAAAAAGACGCGGCGGTCATATATCCATGACGACAGGGTCGTCTTCGGCGTGCTGAGCAGCGCCCAAGTCTACACGGTGATCGGGTTGAACGCCGTGCTCCAGGAGCTGGAGCTGCAAGTCGAAGAAGATTTTTCGCCGGTCGATCTGATCATCGGCGGCACGATATCGGATCATGTGAAGACCAATTTGCCCGTGCAGCGTCTTGGGGAGGTGGCCTCCGAAGAGGAGTTCCTCGGCCGCGTCGATTTCATTATCGCGCCCCAATTCGATGGAACCGGTTTCAAGGTGAAAGTCGCGGATGCGATGCTCGCGGGCATTCCGGTCCTCGCCGCGGAGCATTCGAGTATCGGAACGGGTCTCCCGGACAGTTTCGTCTTCTCCTCTCCCAAGACGCTCGCGCGCGCCATGTCGCGGATCGCGCTCGACCGGCCCCCGCTGTCACGCTTCCTCGACGCGGTCGAGGCGGCCGCAGCGGATCTCGTCGCCGCACGCGAGCGCTCCGAAGCGGAGCTCATTGCGTCGATCGAGAGGGCGTGCGGACTCCTGGTGCTCGATGTCCGGGGTCTGTCGGCGGAGGAGCACTGGCCGATCCTTGCCTCCTACGTGAGCTGGTCCCGCATCCTGTCGGATCGGATGAGGGTCTTCTTCCTCGTCGATGACAACCTGAAACGCATCATCGGGCGCCTGCGCAATCGTTGGTACGAGATTGTCGGCGAGGCCGACCTTCCAGATCTGAAAACCAGCGGGAAGATGGTCGTCGCGCTCGGGCCATTGCGGGCCAATGATCTATCGAGGTCGGTGCGCGACGGTCGTTGGGATTGGTTGCTCGGCGAGCAGGTGGTCTCCGATCCCGGAGACGACGCAGTGTCGCAACTCCCCTTCCTGCATTCCGACATCGACTGGCTTCCGGGTGTCATGACCATGATACGCGGGCGCGGTGATCTGGCGGCTACCGACAAAGCCGGCGAGAGGATCGCGGGGCCGAGTGTCGCGCGCGTGACCGTGGTCGAAAACAGCGAACTTGCGCGGGCTCTGCCGCGTGCGGGTCGTTCAAGCGACGTCATCATCGCACTCTCGGATCGAGGGATGTTCAACAACCTGATCGCGGAACTGCTTTGCGGTGGGCGGGATTCGGGGCCCGAACTCGCTTGGATCGGCCGGGCCGGAGCGCCCGCCGAAAGGCTGCTTCACGAGATTGCATCCCGCTGCTCCCTCAAGTTCACGGGCTCGACCATCTGCGGGCGAAGCTCTTATGACGATGTCGAGAAGTACGCCCGGGCGCTCTTATCCGGCGTCGCGATGCCCCTAGAG